From the genome of Cognaticolwellia beringensis, one region includes:
- a CDS encoding YajD family HNH nuclease — protein MSSDRLGSSLNYKRQEQGYRDRALKLYPWVCGRCARAFEYSNIRELTVHHMDHDHTNNPNDGSNWELLCIYCHDNEHAKYTDHANYHTEVKAGDTNQDTATYNPFADLKSLLKK, from the coding sequence AGATTAGGCTCCAGCCTTAATTATAAACGCCAAGAGCAAGGTTATCGCGATCGCGCATTGAAGCTATATCCTTGGGTTTGTGGTCGTTGTGCTCGAGCGTTTGAATATTCAAATATTAGAGAGTTAACGGTTCATCATATGGATCATGATCATACAAATAACCCAAATGACGGCAGTAATTGGGAGCTACTTTGTATTTACTGCCACGATAATGAACATGCGAAATACACTGATCATGCCAATTATCACACGGAAGTTAAAGCGGGTGACACCAATCAAGACACCGCTACATATAACCCGTTTGCAGACTTAAAATCACTGTTAAAAAAATAA
- a CDS encoding DUF808 domain-containing protein — protein sequence MAGSSLLTLLDDIATVLDDVAILSKVAVKKTAGVLGDDLALNAEQVSGVKANRELPVVWAVAKGSFLNKLILVPSALLISAFLPPLITILLVLGGLFLCFEGFEKVSHKFFHSKKDLTTEHQAVLEAVSDENIDIAAFEKEKIKGAIRTDFILSAEIVVIVLGSVQDAPFQTQVLVVSALAIAITVGVYGLVAGIVKLDDLGLYLLRKSVSGRFNTLQRSVGRGLLIFAPFLMKLLTIVGTIAMFLVGGGIIVHSFSWLNRQFHHIEQWVGQYLGTFLESILSILLDGIIGIIAGGLVLAIVSLVSRLKKHQAVVK from the coding sequence GTGGCAGGTTCAAGTTTATTAACCTTACTTGACGATATCGCAACGGTACTAGATGACGTTGCCATCTTATCGAAAGTGGCTGTGAAAAAAACAGCGGGTGTGCTTGGTGATGATTTAGCCCTTAATGCAGAACAAGTGTCGGGTGTAAAAGCGAATAGAGAGCTGCCGGTTGTTTGGGCTGTTGCCAAAGGCTCATTTCTCAACAAGTTAATTTTAGTCCCTTCAGCTTTGTTAATTAGTGCATTTTTACCGCCACTGATCACCATTTTATTAGTTCTCGGTGGTTTGTTTCTCTGCTTTGAAGGTTTTGAAAAAGTTTCTCATAAATTTTTTCATAGTAAGAAAGATTTAACTACTGAGCATCAAGCAGTACTTGAAGCGGTTAGCGATGAAAATATTGACATTGCCGCTTTCGAAAAAGAAAAAATAAAAGGCGCTATTCGTACCGACTTTATTCTTTCTGCAGAAATTGTAGTTATTGTATTAGGCTCAGTTCAAGATGCACCATTTCAAACACAAGTACTGGTTGTTTCGGCATTGGCTATAGCGATTACCGTTGGCGTATATGGGCTTGTTGCCGGCATTGTAAAGTTAGATGACTTAGGACTATATTTGCTACGAAAATCAGTGTCAGGACGTTTTAATACCTTACAAAGATCTGTTGGCAGAGGTTTATTAATTTTTGCACCGTTTTTAATGAAGCTATTAACCATAGTCGGCACTATTGCTATGTTCCTTGTTGGCGGCGGCATTATTGTTCATAGTTTTTCATGGCTTAACCGCCAATTTCATCATATTGAACAATGGGTAGGGCAATATCTTGGAACATTTCTTGAAAGTATTTTATCTATTTTACTTGATGGCATTATCGGAATTATTGCAGGTGGTCTAGTATTGGCTATTGTTAGTCTAGTATCTAGATTAAAAAAGCATCAAGCTGTTGTTAAGTAG
- the hpf gene encoding ribosome hibernation-promoting factor, HPF/YfiA family yields the protein MKIIISGHHVEITEGINVAIENKFAKVAKHFPSLMTLEAIITVEPHQQKLEVSTIYEGATVSVNATDKELYAAIASAASKLEAALAHRKGVLSAKQKKKFEVEQSNAFESP from the coding sequence ATGAAAATAATCATTTCCGGACATCACGTTGAAATTACCGAAGGTATAAACGTAGCAATTGAAAATAAATTTGCCAAAGTTGCTAAGCATTTCCCAAGCCTAATGACCTTAGAGGCCATTATTACCGTAGAGCCGCATCAACAGAAATTAGAAGTATCTACCATTTATGAGGGCGCGACTGTTTCAGTTAACGCTACCGATAAAGAATTATATGCCGCAATAGCTAGTGCCGCGAGTAAGCTTGAAGCCGCTTTAGCACATCGCAAAGGTGTATTGTCAGCTAAGCAGAAAAAGAAGTTTGAAGTAGAGCAATCAAACGCATTTGAGAGTCCTTAA
- a CDS encoding DUF6172 family protein: MKKTFELTHPKIKLARMIESAKHEVKKYLKRERNKTLPEGADYWDFDCKIGKTEQTADVIHVTTISQEIDTILAEDTTSFYLEILVKPATRSFEEKEL, encoded by the coding sequence ATGAAAAAAACATTCGAGTTAACTCACCCAAAAATCAAACTCGCTAGAATGATTGAGTCAGCGAAACACGAAGTTAAAAAATATTTAAAACGTGAACGTAATAAAACGCTACCTGAAGGTGCTGATTATTGGGATTTTGATTGTAAAATTGGTAAAACTGAGCAAACGGCTGATGTTATTCATGTCACGACGATTAGCCAGGAAATTGATACGATTTTAGCAGAAGATACGACTTCATTTTATCTTGAAATTTTAGTTAAACCTGCCACTCGTTCATTTGAAGAAAAAGAGCTTTAA
- a CDS encoding histone deacetylase family protein — protein sequence MTVGVISHHQCLTHDMGEHHPEAPARMAAIQDQLIRSGLEYVIKQFDAKPIDKELLYLAHDKNYIASIFANAPSEGTYNVDDDTVMNPNTLNAALLSAGAAKVAVDLVMSKEISSAFCATRPPGHHAEYDKGMGFCFFNNVAIAAAYAKEKYKLKRVAIVDFDVHHGNGTENIIKGKKGYLFCSTYQYPFYPFEVQESTKPPIINTPLAATTKSNDFREAILDHWLPALKKFKPQIIFISAGFDAHIEDEMSQVCLVDEDYRWVTDQLKDIADKYAHGRIVSVLEGGYALNALGRSAVAHINGLIGY from the coding sequence ATGACCGTTGGCGTTATTAGTCATCACCAGTGCTTAACACATGACATGGGAGAACATCACCCTGAAGCGCCAGCACGTATGGCTGCTATTCAGGATCAGCTTATACGTAGCGGTCTCGAGTATGTTATTAAACAATTTGATGCAAAGCCTATTGATAAAGAGCTACTTTATTTAGCACATGACAAAAACTATATAGCATCAATTTTTGCCAATGCACCAAGCGAAGGTACGTATAACGTTGATGACGATACGGTTATGAACCCAAATACGCTTAATGCTGCTCTACTTTCCGCTGGTGCCGCAAAAGTTGCGGTAGACCTAGTGATGTCAAAAGAGATTTCGTCAGCATTCTGCGCTACCAGACCCCCAGGTCATCATGCTGAATACGATAAAGGGATGGGATTTTGTTTTTTTAATAATGTCGCTATTGCTGCCGCCTATGCTAAAGAAAAATATAAATTAAAGCGCGTCGCTATTGTTGATTTTGACGTTCATCACGGCAACGGTACAGAAAATATTATAAAAGGTAAAAAAGGCTATTTATTTTGTTCTACTTATCAATATCCATTTTATCCATTTGAAGTGCAAGAAAGTACTAAACCGCCAATCATTAATACACCATTAGCGGCAACAACAAAAAGTAATGACTTTAGAGAAGCGATTCTCGATCATTGGTTACCCGCATTAAAGAAATTTAAGCCGCAAATAATATTTATTTCAGCAGGCTTCGACGCGCATATAGAAGACGAAATGTCACAAGTGTGTTTAGTAGATGAAGATTATCGTTGGGTAACTGACCAACTTAAAGATATTGCCGATAAATATGCTCATGGTCGGATTGTGTCTGTGCTTGAAGGTGGCTATGCCCTCAACGCTTTAGGAAGAAGTGCTGTAGCGCATATAAATGGATTAATCGGCTATTAA
- a CDS encoding GNAT family N-acetyltransferase, translated as MSLRKKSPSTIDWSKYLKSGNRIFIGSNAAVPNALIEDIIANSQGLHDIEVVHILTLSDDVWVEPKHKDLFKVNAFFIGGEKIRKAINEGRADYTPSFLSEIPKLFNENILPLDVALIMVSPPDEYGYCSLGVSVDIIQAAINKAKYVIAQINPKMPRTNGHSFVHVNQIHASMTVQQYLPETPIPVIDRVTEQVGQYVAMLVDNGSTIQIGIGNIPSAVLRYLAKHKDLGVHSELISDGIIDLMLSGVINNRKKTFHKGKTVVSFCVGTRRLYKFVDGNPHVEFYPSEHVNSPVNIARNDKMVSINSAIEVDLTGQVVSDSIGYHFYSGIGGQVDFIRGASLSKGGKPIIALPSTTKDGKISRIVAHITEGGGVVTSRGHVSYVVTEYGIASLQGKSIRERALELIRIAHPKFRDQLLRDVRKHYWVPEYQENTPTSVPELGEVEIKRFTFADSEYFLRALSPADERKLQEFFYSHNQETLMMRYNHHTTQMTREKSCDLVSVNQHIDLALCLTERDHLGESIQGVGRYYYLEANNSAEVAFVIKESKRGKGMAKALLTEIITIAKIRGVEQLIASVRRDNAPMLKVFEKAGFLRKPSDGYDEVSLAYTL; from the coding sequence ATGTCATTACGGAAAAAGTCCCCGTCTACTATCGACTGGTCTAAATACCTAAAATCTGGAAATAGGATTTTTATTGGCTCTAACGCTGCAGTACCTAATGCATTAATTGAGGATATTATTGCCAATAGCCAAGGTTTGCATGACATCGAAGTTGTACATATTTTGACACTTTCTGATGATGTTTGGGTAGAACCAAAACACAAAGATTTATTTAAGGTTAACGCTTTTTTTATTGGTGGCGAAAAAATTCGCAAAGCAATTAATGAAGGCCGTGCAGATTACACTCCTTCCTTCTTATCCGAAATTCCAAAGTTATTTAATGAAAACATTTTACCACTAGACGTTGCATTGATTATGGTTAGTCCACCAGACGAATATGGTTATTGCTCATTAGGCGTCAGTGTTGACATTATTCAGGCTGCAATAAATAAAGCAAAATATGTCATTGCACAAATTAATCCTAAAATGCCTCGCACTAATGGTCATAGTTTTGTTCATGTCAATCAAATTCATGCTTCTATGACCGTACAACAATACTTACCAGAAACGCCAATACCGGTAATAGATCGTGTAACCGAACAAGTAGGCCAATATGTGGCCATGTTAGTCGACAACGGCTCTACTATCCAAATTGGCATTGGTAACATTCCTTCGGCAGTATTACGCTATTTAGCTAAACATAAAGACCTAGGCGTGCATAGTGAATTAATTTCCGATGGCATTATCGACTTAATGCTTTCTGGTGTAATTAATAACCGTAAAAAAACCTTCCACAAGGGTAAAACTGTGGTCAGTTTTTGCGTTGGAACGCGTCGCTTATACAAGTTTGTTGATGGTAACCCTCACGTTGAATTTTATCCCAGCGAGCATGTTAATTCACCCGTAAATATCGCACGTAATGACAAGATGGTGTCTATTAATAGCGCTATTGAAGTCGATTTAACCGGTCAAGTAGTATCAGACTCCATTGGTTATCATTTTTATAGTGGGATTGGTGGGCAAGTCGACTTTATTCGCGGCGCCTCTTTAAGTAAGGGGGGTAAGCCAATCATCGCCCTCCCTTCAACAACCAAAGACGGTAAAATATCGCGTATCGTTGCACATATTACTGAAGGTGGTGGCGTAGTTACCTCTCGAGGACATGTTTCATATGTTGTCACCGAATACGGTATTGCTTCGCTGCAAGGAAAAAGCATTCGCGAACGGGCTTTAGAGTTAATCCGAATTGCACATCCTAAATTTCGTGATCAATTACTTAGAGATGTTCGTAAGCACTATTGGGTACCTGAATACCAAGAAAATACCCCGACATCAGTACCTGAACTTGGAGAAGTAGAGATAAAGCGTTTTACATTTGCTGATTCAGAATACTTTCTTCGTGCGTTGTCACCAGCTGACGAACGTAAGCTACAGGAATTTTTTTACTCCCATAATCAAGAAACATTAATGATGCGATACAACCACCATACAACACAAATGACCCGTGAAAAATCGTGTGACTTGGTCAGTGTAAATCAGCATATTGATTTAGCCTTATGTTTAACAGAACGTGATCATCTAGGTGAATCTATTCAAGGTGTTGGCCGTTATTATTATCTTGAAGCGAATAATAGCGCGGAAGTTGCATTCGTTATTAAAGAAAGTAAACGAGGTAAAGGTATGGCTAAAGCACTGCTTACTGAAATAATAACTATTGCTAAAATTCGTGGTGTTGAGCAATTAATAGCAAGTGTCAGACGAGACAATGCGCCTATGTTGAAAGTATTTGAAAAAGCAGGTTTTTTAAGAAAACCATCCGACGGTTATGACGAAGTAAGCTTGGCTTACACCCTATAA
- a CDS encoding CBU_0592 family membrane protein, translating into MIDILFDIIGMSGTILVVGAFIMLQLEKINPKSLAYNLINLSGAILLLISLCYNFNLASFVIELFWIAASVIGLVKYYTKSKQTISVE; encoded by the coding sequence ATGATCGATATTTTATTCGATATTATTGGTATGTCTGGAACAATTCTCGTTGTTGGCGCATTTATAATGCTACAACTGGAAAAAATAAATCCAAAGAGTTTAGCGTATAACTTAATCAATCTTTCTGGCGCTATTTTGCTGTTAATCAGTCTTTGCTACAACTTTAATTTAGCAAGTTTTGTCATTGAACTATTCTGGATTGCTGCCTCAGTAATCGGTTTGGTAAAATATTATACAAAATCAAAACAAACAATCTCTGTTGAATAA
- a CDS encoding alpha/beta fold hydrolase, whose product MQQESIYIADGEDQLHLRHIWKNVGGVPIFMLHGLIENGFIFYTEKGKGLACYLAEQGFDVYVADLRGRGKSRPAINSTSTFGQHEAITRDIPLFLEKIQHLNSQKIHLIAHSWGGVLITSFLARYPQWLAKVKSKTCFGTKRVVTVKTFEAYFKLGLMWRYIAPIVAKNQGYFDAKKFRFGSDSETILSLKESIAWVIPGQWRDQYDGFDYYNAAQNVTWPPTWHFTGINDHALGHKQDVKLFIDECGNSAAKFSVLSKQAGNIADYDHINILTHAQAIHDHFPTLVTWLKTQD is encoded by the coding sequence ATGCAGCAAGAATCAATTTATATAGCCGATGGTGAAGATCAGCTTCACTTACGCCATATTTGGAAAAATGTCGGCGGTGTGCCAATTTTTATGTTGCATGGCTTAATTGAAAACGGCTTTATCTTCTATACAGAAAAAGGCAAGGGATTAGCTTGTTATCTTGCAGAACAAGGTTTTGATGTTTATGTTGCTGACTTACGTGGGCGAGGGAAAAGCCGGCCAGCGATTAATTCGACATCGACATTTGGCCAACACGAAGCTATCACACGAGACATTCCGTTATTTCTCGAAAAAATTCAGCACTTGAATAGCCAAAAAATTCATCTTATTGCCCATTCATGGGGGGGCGTATTAATAACGAGCTTTTTGGCTCGATATCCGCAATGGCTCGCAAAAGTAAAAAGCAAAACGTGTTTTGGAACCAAGCGAGTTGTAACGGTTAAAACCTTTGAAGCTTATTTTAAATTAGGTTTAATGTGGCGGTATATCGCGCCAATTGTAGCAAAAAATCAGGGCTATTTTGATGCTAAAAAATTTAGATTTGGCTCTGATAGTGAAACAATTTTGTCGCTAAAAGAAAGCATAGCATGGGTTATCCCAGGACAATGGCGTGATCAATACGATGGTTTTGATTACTATAATGCAGCACAAAATGTAACCTGGCCACCCACTTGGCATTTCACTGGTATTAATGATCATGCTTTAGGACACAAGCAAGATGTAAAGTTGTTTATTGACGAATGTGGCAATAGCGCAGCAAAATTCTCAGTATTATCAAAACAGGCAGGTAACATAGCTGATTACGACCACATTAATATTTTAACTCATGCGCAGGCGATACATGATCATTTTCCAACACTTGTCACTTGGCTAAAAACACAGGATTAA
- a CDS encoding tetratricopeptide repeat-containing diguanylate cyclase, producing MLIKVSLPAYAELQAPIYAYIAKLKVKSGDWVEGKYYLDLAISKLSLVKSDELYIDSLESISGIYLVRGNYAETIVYVQKMADYAHDSKNKRGEIVALNRLALIYIQLDLFQLAVEPLQMALTLARETKNYDGEFLATLYLICVHINLPEVGPQETFELTIVAENIPSRLNNNNGYLTRFKGIVQQQLGNFSAAEKWLKLALNKAESDHDIRLLQAVSKNLAELYVVTNKPLLALDYAIMSLRYNNKMPHSNNSAAIQYLLSNIYQLMGDDKNSLKYLRAYANFQHLANETNTISLVTTMDKRIENIKSQHEYAELNNSFLINKVMVEENKNKQQQSIFILIALGLVFCFFIIVFFVHHRMLKAQVVTSMKDGLTGVFCRSYLKSYLPAVQSRFERETDPELSLGALIIDCDDFKFINDTFGHAGGDKALKAIVNTITTQIREHDLLIRWGGDEFVLICESVSHSQMRELAKRIIRSISDLLIEYDQATLSVTISAGYALHDKNEKFNFDELIKTADGFLLTTKRSGKNNYLGSKNNGLSATDFSKIFSKGIV from the coding sequence TTGCTTATTAAAGTTAGTTTGCCAGCCTATGCTGAATTGCAAGCTCCTATTTATGCTTATATAGCGAAGCTAAAAGTTAAGAGTGGTGATTGGGTAGAAGGTAAATATTATCTCGATTTAGCGATTTCAAAGCTTTCTTTAGTTAAAAGTGACGAATTATATATCGACTCATTAGAAAGTATTAGTGGCATATACCTAGTTCGCGGAAATTACGCTGAAACAATAGTTTATGTCCAAAAAATGGCTGATTATGCCCATGATTCGAAAAATAAACGTGGTGAGATAGTCGCCTTAAATCGTTTAGCCTTGATCTATATTCAATTAGATCTTTTTCAATTAGCTGTTGAACCTTTACAAATGGCACTAACGTTAGCACGTGAAACGAAAAACTATGATGGTGAGTTTTTAGCTACATTATATTTAATTTGTGTACACATTAATTTACCTGAAGTTGGCCCACAAGAAACCTTCGAATTAACCATAGTTGCTGAAAATATTCCGTCGAGATTAAATAATAACAATGGTTACTTAACTCGATTTAAAGGTATTGTACAACAACAATTAGGGAATTTTTCAGCAGCAGAAAAATGGCTGAAATTGGCATTAAATAAAGCTGAGTCCGATCATGATATTCGCTTGTTACAAGCCGTGAGTAAAAACTTAGCCGAGTTATATGTAGTAACTAATAAACCCTTGCTCGCGCTCGATTATGCCATCATGAGTTTACGCTACAATAATAAAATGCCGCATAGCAATAATAGTGCTGCTATTCAGTATTTACTCAGCAATATTTATCAGCTGATGGGAGATGATAAAAATTCATTGAAATACTTACGTGCCTACGCTAATTTCCAACATTTAGCGAATGAAACCAACACAATAAGTTTAGTTACCACTATGGATAAGCGCATTGAGAATATTAAAAGTCAGCATGAATATGCTGAGCTTAATAACTCATTCTTAATTAATAAAGTAATGGTAGAAGAGAATAAAAATAAACAACAGCAGTCTATTTTTATTCTCATTGCATTAGGGCTAGTTTTTTGCTTTTTTATCATCGTGTTTTTTGTTCACCATCGGATGTTAAAAGCGCAAGTTGTAACATCGATGAAGGATGGACTAACGGGTGTATTCTGTCGAAGTTATTTAAAAAGTTACTTACCGGCGGTTCAGTCTCGATTTGAGCGAGAAACTGATCCTGAGTTGTCATTAGGGGCGTTAATAATTGATTGTGATGACTTTAAATTTATAAATGATACATTTGGACATGCGGGTGGTGATAAAGCATTAAAAGCTATTGTAAATACAATAACTACGCAAATTAGGGAACATGACCTCCTTATTCGTTGGGGAGGCGATGAATTTGTTTTGATTTGCGAGTCAGTTAGTCATAGTCAAATGCGTGAACTTGCTAAAAGAATCATTCGTAGTATTAGCGATTTGCTTATAGAATACGATCAGGCGACGCTTTCAGTCACCATATCAGCAGGTTATGCTCTACATGATAAAAATGAAAAATTTAATTTTGATGAATTGATAAAAACAGCAGACGGTTTTTTATTAACGACAAAAAGATCAGGAAAAAATAACTACCTGGGAAGTAAAAATAATGGTTTAAGCGCAACCGATTTTTCAAAAATATTTTCTAAAGGTATTGTATAA
- a CDS encoding Fis family transcriptional regulator — MRKSDKKLDNQIVKVLTQVCHSALESIEGFEWLTHTVNFDNFPESLKIVCVFDRNITLASYLKSSDNNSLASMITSNLADIGIELKNAKNQVELDSEENCTLYHAGNWRKRLA; from the coding sequence ATGCGTAAATCAGATAAAAAATTGGATAATCAAATAGTCAAAGTGCTAACTCAGGTTTGCCACTCCGCGTTAGAAAGCATCGAAGGCTTTGAGTGGTTAACACATACCGTTAATTTTGATAACTTCCCCGAAAGTTTAAAAATAGTTTGTGTTTTTGACCGTAACATTACATTAGCGAGCTATTTGAAGTCATCTGATAATAATAGCTTAGCATCGATGATTACCAGTAATCTTGCTGATATTGGCATTGAGCTTAAAAATGCTAAAAACCAAGTTGAGCTAGATAGCGAAGAAAACTGTACGCTATATCACGCTGGAAATTGGCGTAAAAGACTTGCTTAG
- a CDS encoding LysE/ArgO family amino acid transporter produces MFSPLLQGLFLGGSMIIPLGAQNSHVLNHGIKKNHHFLAASICMLCDVVLIALGVFGGAKLIATSPTLVTVISWGGILFLCGYAVLSFRQAWLNSYNSAHEKAEKTNKRPWLVIASTLAVTLLNPHVYLDTVLILGSVGGQFQGHEKIAFAIGTMLASMLWFYSLAGAAAKMSPWLNQAKVKRIIDILVGLIMCAIAWTLFNSL; encoded by the coding sequence ATGTTTTCACCTCTTCTACAAGGCCTTTTTTTAGGTGGCAGTATGATTATTCCGCTTGGCGCGCAAAATTCTCATGTGCTCAATCATGGCATTAAAAAAAATCATCATTTTTTAGCTGCATCAATTTGCATGCTATGTGATGTGGTACTTATTGCATTAGGTGTGTTTGGCGGTGCAAAACTTATCGCCACATCTCCAACCTTAGTCACCGTTATTTCTTGGGGCGGTATACTATTTTTATGTGGTTATGCAGTTTTGTCATTTCGCCAAGCATGGCTTAATAGTTATAATAGTGCGCATGAAAAAGCGGAAAAAACGAATAAAAGACCTTGGCTAGTTATTGCTTCTACATTAGCAGTAACGTTATTGAATCCACATGTTTATCTTGATACGGTATTGATATTGGGCAGTGTTGGTGGCCAGTTTCAAGGCCATGAAAAAATTGCATTTGCAATCGGTACCATGTTGGCTTCTATGCTATGGTTTTATAGTTTAGCTGGCGCAGCGGCGAAAATGTCACCTTGGCTTAATCAAGCTAAGGTAAAAAGAATCATTGATATACTCGTTGGATTAATTATGTGTGCCATAGCATGGACATTGTTTAATAGTTTATAG
- a CDS encoding LysR family transcriptional regulator ArgP: MLDYKLLHALSVVVDEQNFDKAASVLAITQSAVSQRIKSLEQTLGQPVLIRAQPLVATSIGKKLLAHYQQVKLLEQDIIPEISGDKKNETITANIASNADSLATWLIGAIGDVCHEYNVAVNFRLVDENRSLNYLKDGEVFGALSTHEHALPGCTLDKLGDIQYLLVASPSFIKRYFFKGINEQSLARAPAVAYDQKDDMHIKYIEQTFGLKGGSYPCHTVRSSEAFVNFAKQGLAYCLIPKLQIQAELTSGVLVNLMPEHPIIRTLYWHHWILLKGVFKEFSTAIITRAKQALENQ; the protein is encoded by the coding sequence TTGTTGGATTATAAGCTATTACATGCGTTGAGCGTGGTGGTGGATGAACAAAATTTTGATAAAGCCGCTTCGGTATTAGCTATTACACAATCTGCTGTGTCACAGCGGATTAAAAGCTTAGAGCAAACGCTAGGTCAGCCGGTATTAATTCGTGCACAACCTCTAGTAGCAACTAGTATCGGTAAGAAATTACTCGCTCATTATCAACAGGTGAAATTACTTGAGCAAGATATTATCCCTGAAATTTCAGGTGATAAAAAAAACGAAACAATTACGGCAAACATCGCCAGTAATGCAGACAGTTTAGCCACTTGGTTAATTGGAGCCATTGGTGATGTCTGTCATGAATATAATGTCGCAGTAAACTTTCGATTGGTTGATGAAAATAGAAGTCTTAATTACTTAAAAGATGGTGAAGTGTTTGGCGCGTTGAGTACACATGAACATGCTTTACCAGGTTGTACACTTGATAAATTAGGCGATATTCAGTATTTATTAGTCGCTTCGCCAAGTTTTATCAAACGTTATTTTTTTAAGGGTATTAATGAACAATCATTGGCCAGAGCACCCGCTGTGGCTTATGATCAAAAAGATGATATGCACATTAAATATATTGAACAAACTTTTGGATTAAAAGGTGGCTCTTACCCTTGTCATACTGTGCGCTCGTCAGAAGCCTTTGTTAACTTTGCTAAGCAGGGCTTAGCTTATTGCTTAATCCCTAAATTGCAAATACAAGCTGAATTGACTTCAGGAGTACTGGTAAACTTGATGCCAGAACACCCTATTATAAGAACACTATACTGGCATCATTGGATATTGTTGAAAGGAGTCTTTAAAGAATTTTCAACCGCGATAATTACCCGTGCAAAACAAGCGTTAGAGAATCAATAA
- a CDS encoding GNAT family N-acetyltransferase: MSNLVVRKATADDTRILFKFIIDLAIYEKAEHEVLATEQSIKDSIFAENSHVFALICELDGVAIGSAIYFFNYSTWLAKSGLYLEDLYVMPEYRGKGAGVKLLKAMAKIAIEKDCARFEWSCLDWNTPSREFYHSLGAVAQEEWVGYRMTGKTLSNFAADLTV; the protein is encoded by the coding sequence GTGAGCAATTTAGTCGTTAGAAAAGCTACAGCGGACGATACCCGTATATTATTTAAATTTATTATAGATCTCGCGATCTATGAGAAAGCTGAACATGAAGTTTTAGCCACAGAACAAAGCATAAAAGATAGTATTTTTGCAGAAAACAGTCATGTTTTCGCCTTAATTTGTGAGCTTGACGGTGTCGCGATTGGCTCAGCCATTTATTTCTTTAATTATTCCACTTGGTTAGCAAAATCAGGCCTGTATTTAGAAGACTTATACGTTATGCCTGAATACCGTGGCAAAGGTGCAGGCGTTAAATTACTAAAAGCTATGGCAAAAATCGCCATAGAAAAAGACTGTGCGCGATTTGAATGGAGCTGCTTAGATTGGAATACGCCTTCAAGAGAATTTTATCATTCGCTAGGTGCAGTCGCACAAGAAGAGTGGGTTGGCTATCGTATGACCGGTAAAACACTTAGTAATTTTGCAGCTGATCTGACGGTATAA